The genomic interval GCAAGGACGGTTTGACGACCCTTGACCGGGAAGTGGCGCTCTTCCTGAGGAAAAAAGGTAAGCCAGTCATCGTCGCCGTGAATAAAATCGACGATCCCGTGCACGAGGAGAGGGAGTTTGAAGGACATGCCCTTGGCTTCCCCGACGTTATCGGTGTCAGCGCAGCTCACAACCGGAATATGGATGAACTCCTGGACAGAATCATAGAACTGATCTTCGAAAAAACCCAGAGTCCTGAAGATCAGCCCGAGGGCGAGATCTCGGTAGCGATAGTGGGGCGACCAAACGTTGGAAAATCGACACTTCTCAACTATCTTTCGTCTTCCGAGAGGTCCCTGGTAACCCCTATGCCTGGAACAACAAGGGATTCCGTGGACTCGCGGGTCCTTATCGGTGGTAAACCCTTTCGCTTCATCGATACGGCCGGGCTGAGAAGGAAAAGCAGGATGGGCTCCGATGTGGAATTTTATTCGCTCGTCAGGACCCATGAAAGCATCGGAAGGGCCGACGTGGTAGTCCTGCTGATGGAAGGATCGGAGATCTGTACCGACCAGGACAAGAAGATAGTCGGACTTGTGATTGACAAGGGCAAGGGCTTGATCCTCGCGGTCAACAAGTGGGACCTGCTCGAGAAGGATCCGGACCTGGGGGACAGGATAACAAGGCAGGTCAGGGAGGAGATGTCCTTCGCTGACTTTGCCCCCCTGGTTTTCATATCTGGATTGACCGGGAGAGGAGTCCACAAGATGCCCGATAAGATCGCCATGGTCCAGTTCAACCGGTCGCGATGGCTGGATGCCTCAAAAACGGTAGCCCTCGTCAGGGACGTGCTGGCCTTCGAAAGGTTGCCGAATGATTCCCGAGGCAGGACACTTCGAATCAGGAGCTGCTCTCAGGTGGCCATGAACCCCCCGGCCTTCGCTTTCTTCGTCAATGACAGGAACATCGTTACCCGTTCCTTTGAGAGGACCGTGATGAAAAAGATCAGGGAGATGGGAGAC from Thermovirga sp. carries:
- a CDS encoding ribosome biogenesis GTPase Der — its product is KDGLTTLDREVALFLRKKGKPVIVAVNKIDDPVHEEREFEGHALGFPDVIGVSAAHNRNMDELLDRIIELIFEKTQSPEDQPEGEISVAIVGRPNVGKSTLLNYLSSSERSLVTPMPGTTRDSVDSRVLIGGKPFRFIDTAGLRRKSRMGSDVEFYSLVRTHESIGRADVVVLLMEGSEICTDQDKKIVGLVIDKGKGLILAVNKWDLLEKDPDLGDRITRQVREEMSFADFAPLVFISGLTGRGVHKMPDKIAMVQFNRSRWLDASKTVALVRDVLAFERLPNDSRGRTLRIRSCSQVAMNPPAFAFFVNDRNIVTRSFERTVMKKIREMGDFEGTPLRIFWRSARKGA